In Macrobrachium rosenbergii isolate ZJJX-2024 chromosome 47, ASM4041242v1, whole genome shotgun sequence, the following are encoded in one genomic region:
- the LOC136830537 gene encoding uncharacterized protein has translation MNCGKAPGKDGIPAEVFKSLGTLALGAFHDGFSTIWETEDMSADSRDAILVALYKTKGSKSDCGNCGGISLLFIIGNILAHIHRLIGILESTLPKAKCGFRPGRSTINMFFVVCQIQEKCIEQQMDLYVVFIDLTKVFNTVNRDALWSILTKLGCSPEFITLIQLLHENMTGQVLSNSDVTNTFQITNGVKKGSTLVAVLFNLFFTGPTAYGEGPQPGCAHHIPVNGSVFDLHHLSAKRMAHEKLILKAHFADDCALMAHKENHLLTIVDRFTEVSFLFRLTVSLGKMKVLVQATPNTTRPQPAITFNDNTLKCVVTFRYLGNTISADGSLDKETTFRIQKASQVLERLRVKVLQQKGIK, from the coding sequence atgaactgtgGCAAAGCACCAGGGAAAGATGGGATCCCTGCAGAGGTGTTCAAATCCCTTGGTACCTTAGCCTTAGGTGCATTCCATGATGGATTCTCGACCATCTGGGAGACAGAAGACATGTCTGCAGACTCAAGAGATGCAATCTTAGTGGCACTCTACAAGACCAAAGGGTCCAAATCAGACTGTGGTAACTGCGGTGGAATTTCTCTGCTCTTCATCATCGGGAATATCCTTGCCCATATCCATAGATTGATCGGCATCTTGGAAAGCACCCTTCCCAAAGCCAAGTGTGGCTTTCGCCCCGGACGCAGTACCATCAACATGTTCTTTGTGGTATGTCAGATCCAGGAAAAATGCATCGAGCAGCAGATGGATCTGTATGTGGTGTTCATAGATCTGACCAAAGTGTTCAACACTGTCAACAGGGATGCTCTTTGGTCCATACTCACAAAGCTAGGATGTTCCCCTGAGTTCATTACTCTCATACAACTTCTCCATGAGAACATGACCGGGCAGGTCCTTTCCAACAGTGATGTCACAAACACCTTTCAAATCACAAATGGAGTTAAGAAGGGCTCCACTCTTGTGGCTGTGCTATTCAACTTGTTCTTCACAGGTCCTACTGCATATGGTGAAGGACCTCAGCCTGGGTGTGCACATCACATACCGGTCAACGGTTCAGTCTTTGACCTCCACCACCTATCTGCCAAAAGAATGGCCCATGAGAAGCTCATCCTGAAAGCCCATTTTGCTGATGACTGTGCCCTCATGGCACACAAGGAGAATCACCTGCTGACCATTGTAGATCGCTTCACAGAGGTATCCTTTCTATTCAGGCTAACAGTCAGCCTTGGAAAAATGAAGGTATTGGTCCAGGCAACCCCAAACACAACCAGACCACAACCTGCCATCACCTTCAATGACAACACACTAAAGTGTGTGGTGACCTTCAGGTACCTGGGTAATACAATCTCTGCAGATGGATCTCTGGACAAGGAAACTACCTTCAGAATCCAAAAAGCCAGCCAAGTTCTCGAAAGACTGAGAGTGAAGGTCCTGCAGCAGAAAGGCATCAAATGA